A genome region from Glutamicibacter arilaitensis Re117 includes the following:
- a CDS encoding DNA methyltransferase: MAHLAELDVEEPETRAVLADDVVVVAEFRDRIYPGLVETGRVERGGDKPFHTVVNAENYHALEMLTYTHRHSIDAIYIDPPYNTGARDWKYDNDYVASDDDYRHSKWLAFMERRLKICRELMRSDATLVATIDEHEVNRLGVLLDQLFPESTRQLVTIVNNPKGVTQGYLSRVEEYAFFVFGPDARIGSVDDDLLTHRDMADAEGELQRPRWKGLLRSGDDSLRADRKDMFYPVWFDESTGRLSHAGEALPLDETPDFSPQDGLTPIWPIRRDMKEGPTRAAPRRSILDYALHPHL, encoded by the coding sequence GTGGCTCATCTCGCGGAGCTCGACGTCGAAGAACCCGAGACTCGGGCAGTGCTTGCCGACGACGTGGTGGTCGTCGCGGAGTTCCGGGATCGCATCTACCCCGGCCTGGTGGAGACAGGCAGAGTTGAGCGGGGCGGCGACAAGCCGTTCCACACGGTCGTCAACGCTGAGAACTACCACGCGCTGGAGATGCTGACCTATACGCACCGGCATTCCATCGACGCCATCTACATCGACCCGCCGTACAACACCGGGGCGAGGGACTGGAAGTACGACAACGATTACGTCGCGAGTGATGACGACTATCGACACTCGAAATGGCTGGCGTTCATGGAGCGACGGTTGAAGATCTGTCGGGAGCTCATGCGTAGCGATGCTACTCTTGTGGCAACTATCGATGAGCATGAAGTAAACCGTTTGGGCGTGTTGCTAGATCAGCTCTTCCCGGAATCTACGCGGCAACTCGTCACAATTGTCAACAACCCTAAAGGCGTTACTCAGGGATATCTTTCGAGGGTCGAAGAGTATGCGTTCTTTGTATTTGGTCCTGACGCGCGAATCGGTTCGGTCGATGACGACCTTCTGACGCATCGAGACATGGCCGATGCTGAAGGGGAACTGCAGAGGCCTCGATGGAAGGGGCTCTTGCGGTCGGGCGACGACTCGCTTCGAGCTGACCGTAAAGATATGTTCTATCCGGTGTGGTTCGATGAGTCGACTGGGCGACTCAGCCACGCGGGCGAAGCATTGCCACTTGACGAAACTCCTGACTTCAGTCCGCAGGATGGCCTGACGCCGATCTGGCCTATTAGGCGGGACATGAAGGAGGGGCCTACCCGGGCAGCGCCACGCCGTTCGATCCTTGACTACGCGCTACACCCTCATCTGTGA
- a CDS encoding IS110-like element ISAar18 family transposase, which translates to MTTIANTYAFIIGVDTHARTHTYAVIAPNGEQIGTESFPNSLAGRKRAIAWVNRRTQSEVRVLWVIEGVGSYGALLAGAVSNSGYRVVEAPRRYAPARRGAGKTDPIDAAAIAAAALPLIEQELRIPRQADGIRAALRVLTAAREQMTLERTSKINALTALLRIVDLGVDARKPLTETQIVQVSSWRERDEGIDRVFARAESTRMAKRVLVLNVDLKDNQEKITELIESSPAAPLLEVTGVGPVTAAVVYAAWSHLGRVRSEAAFAALAGVNPIPASSGNVERHRLNRGGDRRLNSALHMATIVRTIHDPDTRAYAERRKSEGKSSREVRRILKRYLARRLYRILNALHSLPDAPLSSC; encoded by the coding sequence ATGACCACGATCGCGAACACTTACGCGTTTATTATCGGCGTCGATACCCACGCGCGAACCCACACCTACGCCGTGATCGCTCCAAACGGCGAGCAGATAGGGACGGAGAGTTTTCCCAATTCGCTTGCCGGCAGGAAACGTGCAATCGCGTGGGTCAATCGAAGAACTCAAAGTGAAGTTCGAGTACTTTGGGTTATCGAAGGCGTCGGCAGCTATGGAGCACTATTAGCCGGTGCGGTGTCCAATAGCGGCTATCGTGTGGTCGAAGCTCCCCGCCGGTATGCCCCTGCCCGGCGTGGCGCTGGAAAAACCGATCCAATTGACGCCGCCGCGATTGCCGCTGCGGCCCTGCCGTTGATTGAGCAAGAATTGCGGATTCCGAGGCAGGCCGATGGGATTCGGGCGGCATTGCGGGTTCTGACCGCGGCGAGGGAACAGATGACTCTGGAGCGGACGTCAAAGATCAATGCTCTCACTGCCCTTTTGCGGATCGTGGATTTAGGTGTTGACGCTCGGAAACCACTGACTGAAACACAGATCGTCCAGGTTTCTTCGTGGCGAGAGCGTGATGAAGGCATTGATCGTGTGTTTGCTCGTGCTGAGTCGACTCGAATGGCGAAACGTGTGCTCGTGCTCAACGTTGATCTCAAGGACAACCAAGAGAAGATCACGGAGCTGATCGAGTCCAGCCCTGCTGCTCCACTACTTGAGGTTACCGGTGTCGGTCCGGTGACTGCAGCGGTGGTTTATGCTGCGTGGTCGCATCTTGGCCGGGTGCGTTCCGAGGCAGCATTTGCCGCGTTGGCTGGCGTTAATCCTATTCCTGCTTCATCTGGCAATGTTGAGCGCCATAGGTTGAATCGTGGTGGTGATCGTCGGCTGAACAGCGCTTTGCATATGGCTACTATCGTGAGAACAATTCACGATCCAGACACTCGTGCTTACGCAGAACGGAGAAAGTCCGAAGGCAAGTCGTCACGTGAAGTCCGGAGAATTTTGAAAAGGTACTTAGCCAGGCGCCTGTATCGCATATTAAACGCACTTCATTCGTTGCCCGACGCCCCGCTTTCGTCTTGTTGA
- the dld gene encoding D-lactate dehydrogenase — MTQPGQTTTTSHEAIDAFKRIVGDEHVLTSERATMPFSKGYRFGGGPVFAVVRPGTLVEMWRALQVSVDNNLIVIPQASNTGLTGGSGPGFQDYDRPIVIISTHRIDEVHLINDAREAISLAGTPLTHLTDALAKHQREPHSVIGSTSIGASVIGGIANNSGGSQIRKGPAFTREAIFARVNDDGKVELVNHLGISLGDDPEVALDRLQRGEWSPEDVTPAPEDSNETEYAEHLRKIVPSPARYNANPEYLFEASGSAGKLMVFAVRTRTFPREVHPTVFYIGTNNTHELEEIRRLLLEADMPLPISGEYMGRSAFDLAEKYGKDTFVFLKFMSPALQTRMFSFKTWANGLFSKIPGIGPTFADTVSQAMFSVLPNQLPKRMMEYRNRFEHHLLLTVSESQKAASEKMLKEFFAEPEHTGEFFICTSDEEKSASLNRFGAASAATRYAALKRRHIAGLIPIDVALRRDDWNWLEVLPEEIDDQLEVKAYYGHFFCHVMHQDYVAKQGVDPEALHDRIQHLLEERGAKLPAEHNYGRIYKLPESMEEHFKELDPTNTFNAGIGGTSPHKDWA, encoded by the coding sequence ATGACGCAACCAGGACAGACCACCACGACTTCGCACGAAGCGATCGATGCGTTCAAGAGAATCGTCGGCGACGAACATGTACTGACCTCTGAGCGTGCCACGATGCCATTCAGCAAAGGCTATCGATTCGGCGGAGGACCAGTCTTCGCCGTGGTGCGCCCCGGCACGCTGGTCGAGATGTGGCGGGCGCTGCAGGTATCCGTCGACAACAACCTCATCGTCATCCCGCAGGCATCGAACACGGGCCTGACTGGTGGATCCGGCCCCGGCTTCCAAGACTACGATCGCCCCATTGTGATCATCTCGACTCACCGCATCGATGAGGTACACCTCATCAACGACGCGCGCGAGGCGATCTCGCTCGCGGGCACCCCGCTGACACACCTGACCGACGCGCTCGCCAAGCACCAGCGCGAGCCGCACTCGGTGATCGGGTCGACATCAATCGGCGCCTCGGTCATCGGCGGCATCGCGAACAACTCGGGCGGCAGCCAGATTCGCAAGGGTCCGGCATTCACGCGCGAAGCGATCTTCGCCCGCGTCAACGACGACGGCAAGGTCGAGCTGGTCAATCACCTGGGCATCTCGCTCGGAGACGACCCTGAGGTCGCACTCGACCGTCTACAGCGCGGCGAGTGGTCTCCCGAGGATGTCACCCCAGCTCCCGAAGACTCGAACGAGACCGAGTACGCCGAGCACTTGCGCAAGATCGTGCCTTCGCCTGCTCGCTACAATGCGAACCCCGAGTACCTGTTCGAGGCTTCCGGCTCGGCCGGCAAGCTGATGGTGTTCGCGGTGCGCACCCGCACCTTCCCTCGCGAAGTGCACCCGACCGTGTTTTACATCGGCACGAACAACACGCACGAGCTCGAAGAGATCCGTCGGTTGCTCCTCGAAGCCGACATGCCGCTGCCTATCTCTGGTGAGTACATGGGCCGCAGTGCCTTCGACTTGGCCGAGAAGTACGGCAAAGACACCTTCGTCTTCCTGAAGTTCATGAGTCCAGCGCTGCAGACGCGCATGTTCTCGTTCAAGACGTGGGCCAACGGCTTGTTCTCGAAGATTCCCGGCATTGGTCCGACCTTCGCCGACACGGTATCGCAAGCCATGTTCAGCGTGCTGCCCAACCAGCTGCCCAAGCGCATGATGGAGTACCGCAACCGTTTCGAGCATCACCTGCTGCTCACCGTCAGCGAGTCGCAGAAGGCCGCGAGCGAGAAGATGCTCAAGGAGTTCTTCGCAGAGCCCGAGCACACTGGTGAGTTCTTCATCTGCACGTCTGATGAAGAAAAGAGCGCGTCGCTCAACCGGTTCGGCGCGGCCAGTGCCGCCACTCGCTACGCCGCGTTGAAGCGCCGGCACATCGCAGGGCTCATCCCCATCGATGTGGCCCTGCGTCGCGACGATTGGAACTGGCTCGAGGTGCTGCCGGAGGAGATCGACGACCAGCTTGAGGTCAAGGCGTATTACGGGCACTTCTTCTGCCATGTGATGCACCAGGACTATGTCGCCAAGCAGGGCGTGGATCCCGAGGCGCTGCACGACCGCATCCAGCACCTGCTGGAGGAGCGCGGCGCGAAGCTGCCCGCCGAGCACAACTACGGTCGCATCTACAAGCTGCCGGAGTCCATGGAAGAGCACTTCAAGGAGCTCGATCCGACGAATACGTTCAACGCCGGTATCGGCGGCACGTCGCCGCACAAGGACTGGGCCTAA
- a CDS encoding DUF4287 domain-containing protein produces MSFQAYLDTIEKKTGLTPRQLLEIAREKGLGQEGVKAAEILDWLKEDYQLGRGHGMALVHVIQKGPNISSKHVGSGGMHNDDSAVLWLDGIATKPSN; encoded by the coding sequence ATGTCTTTCCAAGCTTATTTGGACACGATAGAAAAGAAGACCGGGCTCACGCCCCGCCAGCTGCTGGAGATTGCCCGCGAAAAAGGACTTGGCCAAGAAGGTGTCAAAGCAGCGGAGATTTTGGATTGGCTCAAGGAGGACTACCAACTGGGCCGGGGCCATGGCATGGCGCTGGTCCATGTCATCCAGAAGGGACCGAACATCTCCAGCAAACACGTCGGATCCGGCGGCATGCACAATGACGACTCAGCTGTTCTGTGGCTGGACGGCATCGCAACCAAGCCTTCGAACTGA
- a CDS encoding Clp protease N-terminal domain-containing protein — protein MSKFALSAQTSHGLSVSALEEASRTGARDADIEHLFLALVLSEQAAGRALRDLGITLTAAREAVQQQHNAQLSSLGIDAEFPEAGRIVFHELDGFELTKRATDLLVSSSKKGKSGDASAVLGELLEEPSGMITSILERLGVSVQQVSQALAQQEAKPVGGSNTGISGRRPAAGTSGAFIMAPVETVRNFLDDPQNITIWDQRAGTIEASTAEEDVNEQWIVTAPTIWPNGKPVEVRPEFRRRLVRRTQPQQAGSLAWSFNYIDSPQACGAVVEFGLQETTGGTQLSVRITPNRRRGWQKIKWIALLPVQKFGLWTYRFHIAAAISRYYR, from the coding sequence ATGAGCAAATTCGCCCTTTCTGCCCAAACCAGCCATGGGCTTTCTGTATCCGCTCTGGAGGAAGCTTCGCGCACTGGGGCACGTGACGCTGATATCGAGCACCTGTTCCTGGCGCTTGTGCTCAGTGAGCAAGCTGCTGGCCGGGCCCTTCGTGACTTGGGCATCACCCTGACGGCAGCAAGGGAAGCAGTTCAGCAGCAGCACAATGCCCAGCTGTCTTCTCTTGGCATCGATGCTGAATTTCCAGAAGCAGGTCGCATAGTTTTCCATGAATTAGACGGCTTCGAACTCACCAAACGCGCCACGGACTTGCTGGTCAGCTCCAGCAAGAAGGGTAAGAGCGGAGACGCATCGGCAGTGCTGGGTGAGTTGCTGGAAGAACCCAGCGGGATGATCACCAGCATTCTCGAACGCCTCGGTGTATCTGTCCAGCAAGTATCCCAAGCGCTGGCCCAACAAGAGGCAAAGCCAGTTGGTGGGTCCAACACCGGGATCTCAGGGCGCAGGCCAGCTGCTGGAACTAGCGGTGCGTTCATCATGGCGCCGGTAGAAACGGTCCGGAACTTCCTGGATGATCCGCAGAACATCACTATCTGGGACCAACGCGCTGGAACTATCGAGGCCTCAACCGCTGAGGAGGATGTCAACGAACAGTGGATTGTCACCGCTCCGACTATCTGGCCGAATGGGAAACCCGTAGAAGTTAGGCCGGAATTCCGACGCCGTCTTGTCCGACGGACCCAGCCGCAGCAAGCAGGAAGCCTGGCCTGGTCATTCAATTACATCGACTCCCCACAAGCCTGCGGGGCGGTGGTTGAATTCGGGTTGCAGGAAACAACTGGCGGCACCCAGCTTTCGGTACGGATCACGCCGAATCGTCGGCGCGGTTGGCAGAAGATCAAATGGATAGCTTTGCTTCCGGTTCAGAAATTCGGGTTGTGGACCTACCGATTCCATATCGCAGCTGCCATTAGCCGGTATTACCGCTAA